CGCGCGAGCGGCACAGGACGACCTCGCCCCGGCCCGCGACCTCGGCCAGCTCTCCCGCGTCGGAGACCAGCCAGCCGCGGCGCACGCGCGCGGGAATGTCCACGGAGGCCGCCTGGGGCGGGCGCATGAGAAGCGCGGTGACGGGGGAGTGGAGCGCCGTCGCCAGCGCCTGCGGCTCGACAGCCGGCAGGCCGGTCAAATCGAGCCACACCTCCGGAACCCTCAGCGCTTGCATCGGCACCCCTTCGCCCGCTTCAGGCCACGAGCGCCAGCATGTTCGTCGAGGTCACCTGCTCGAACGCCGGGCCGCGGAGCAGCAGATCGAGCTTCTCCAGCTCGACCTGCGGGTGGTGGAGCGGGAACTCGGAGCCGAAGATCAGCTTCCCGGGGCCCAGCCGTTCCAGGGCCGCCTTGAGGATCAGGTAGGATCCACCAGACGTCTCCAGAAAGAGGTTGTCGTGCCGGGCCGCCAGCTCGATCGCGTCCATGTCGGCGGGGCCGAACCCCATGTGACCGAGGATGAAGACGGTGCCGGAGAACTGCCCCGCCAGCAGTCCCATCTTCTCGGTGCACGCTCCGGGATGGTAGACGACGTGGGTGTAGAGGGGAACGCCGAGCGCCCCGCACGCAGCGGCCAGGTCGAGAACCGTCCTCGACGTGAGGGAGAAGCGGTGCACGAGGGGGGCGAGCTTGAGACCGCGGAATCCCCGCCGGACGGCCAGCTCGAACTCCGCCACAGCGGTGTCGCCCTCGTGGGGGTTGACGCAGTAGAACCCCAAGAATTTTTCCGGCCTCTGCCGGATCAGGCGCTCGACGAGCTGGTTCGGAATCGCCGTCGCGTGGATCGGCTCCGCGCCGGTGAGGTAGCGGGTCATCTTCCTCACGTCGATCATGCCCCCCGGCACCAGGACGGCCCGATCGATGTTCGCTTGCGCCATCT
This DNA window, taken from Candidatus Rokuibacteriota bacterium, encodes the following:
- a CDS encoding amidohydrolase family protein, with translation MIVDGHAHVTEDGYGSPELLAAQMAQANIDRAVLVPGGMIDVRKMTRYLTGAEPIHATAIPNQLVERLIRQRPEKFLGFYCVNPHEGDTAVAEFELAVRRGFRGLKLAPLVHRFSLTSRTVLDLAAACGALGVPLYTHVVYHPGACTEKMGLLAGQFSGTVFILGHMGFGPADMDAIELAARHDNLFLETSGGSYLILKAALERLGPGKLIFGSEFPLHHPQVELEKLDLLLRGPAFEQVTSTNMLALVA